The Geobacter metallireducens GS-15 region CCATCCTTGCGGTAGTTGCGGAGCACGAAGCACCCTTCCCGCTCCTCCTTGAAGGCCTGCACGAGCTTCTTGAGCTCGGCCTGGTCCCGGTCGTCGCCCCTGAGGAAGCGGGGGTTCTTGTCGATCACCTCATCGACGCCGTAGCCGGTGATCCGTTCGAAGGCCGGGTTCACGTAGATGATGGGGTTGTCGGGATGGGTGGCGTCGGTGATGGTTATGCCGTTGATGCTCGACTCCATGGCCCGCTTGAGGAGAACCAGCTCCTGCTCATTGCGTTTTCTGGCCGAGATGTCGGAGATGATGGTGATGACCCCGAGCGGTGTGCCCGAGCCGTCGCAGATGGGGGCCGCCGAGAGGCTCACGTCGATGGGGGAGCCATCCTTGCGCCGGCGACGAAGTTCCACGTCGGTGATCCTCTTCCCCTGGAGGACCAGTTCCCGCAGCTTCCGGTGCTCTGCCGCCCGCTCCGCCGGGGCGACGGGATAGGGTTTTCCCAGCACCTCCTCGGCGCTCCAGCCGAAGATTTCCACGGCAGCCCGGTTCCAGAGGGTCACCTTCCCACCGCAGTCCACCGCCACGATACCCTGGGGCGAGGCCTGGATCAGGGTGTCAAGCTTTTCATTGGTTTCGCGGAGCCGCTCACCGGTCTCCCTGCTCTCGGTAACATCGCGAACAATGCCGAGAAAGTGCCAGACACCCTTCATCTGCACCCGGCTCAGGGAAAGGGCGGCCGGGAAACGGCTCCCGTCGCTCCGGATCCCCTCCGCCTCGCAGGTCAGGCGGGAATGTTCCTCGCCGCAGCAGACAAGGGGGGTAAGGAGAGGATTATCCTTCCCCGTCGACCTGATTGCCAGGATATCGCCAAGGGAGCGTCCCGTTGCCTCGGCACTCTGGTAGCCGAAGAGCTGCTCGGCAGCGGGGTTGAGGGAGAGGAGGCGGCCGGCTCCGTCAAAACTTATGATGCCGTCGGCGATGTGATCGAGGAGGAGATCGGTGTGCAGCGAGGCGGTGAATGCCACGCTCCGCAGCGGACGGACAATGCTCAACCAGATGATGGGGGCCGAAAGGATGACGAGGAGAAGCGCGTCGAGGAGGGAGATGGCCAGGGGAGTGCCGCCATCCGCGGTTCGCGGCAGCAGCACCATGAGGAACAACTCGATGACGAAAACAATGAGGAGAAGGGCCAGCAGCTGCTTTTTAGGCGACGGCAGATATCGCAGAATCTTGTCGGATTTTTCGGCCAAACCCATACGGGCACTCCATCGCGGCGCCGGAAGGGGCGAGGGGCCGCGTGCTACGGATTGTTCACACTCTATTTACCCGTATCGACCGGCCGGCAAAAAACTTTAGCCGCAGTGGTCAGGAAGTCTTTGCCCCGTATTTTTCAGCCATCCGCCGCGCCGCCGCGCCGACCTCATCCCGCAGGGAGGCAGGCGCCAGCACCTCGGCATGCTCGCCGTAGGAGAGGACCCAGGAGACGATCTCCATTTTCCCTCCGGCAGTGAAGGAGAGGACGAGGCTTCCGTCGGCTCCGCTCCGCTCCGTCTGACTCGGGTGCCAGACCCGCCCCCGGACCGCGTGGGCGACCCCGGGGGAAAAGCGGATCATCACCTCCAGGGGCTCCTCCTCCACGATGCCGAAGGCCCCCCTGAGCCGCTCCTCGGGGCGGTAGTCGGCGGGAATCTCGAAGCGCTCCTTCCGCACCTCCACGCCGGTGATCCGCTCGGCGGCAAAGGTCCGCAGGGCCTGGCGGTTATGGGCATACCCCACCAGGTAGAGCCCCCCCTTGTAGAAGACCAGGGTGTAGGGGTCCACCTCGTAGGTGCTGGCCCTCCCCTTCCCCGCTCCCCGGTAGGAGAGCCGCACCCGGTACTGGTAGATGAGGGCGTCCCGCAGGCTCTCCAGGTGCCCGGCCACCGGGGCGTAGTCGCGCCGCCCCTGCAAAAGCGGCAGCGACACGTCGGCGATCCGCTCCATGTGGGCCGCGTAGCGGGGGGGAAGCACCGAATTGATCTTGCGGAAGACCGCATCGAGATCCTCCCGGAAGGGAGTTCCGTCGAGAAAGGAGAGCTGGGAGCGGAAAAAGGAGAGAGCCATGAGCTCCTGGAGGGTGAAGGTGATGGGGGGGACATCCTTGAAGCGGGTGAGGAAGCGATAGGCCTTGCGACCGTTCAGCCATTCGGAAATCAGCGGATACCCCGCCTCGTGGATGACGTTCAGGTCCCGGTGGACGGTGCGGCGGTCCACTCCGGTCTCCTCGGCCATCTCGTCGA contains the following coding sequences:
- a CDS encoding helix-turn-helix transcriptional regulator, with product MQKGKPAKKYSQAGRVHDLIRLIEARHGVTLDEMAEETGVDRRTVHRDLNVIHEAGYPLISEWLNGRKAYRFLTRFKDVPPITFTLQELMALSFFRSQLSFLDGTPFREDLDAVFRKINSVLPPRYAAHMERIADVSLPLLQGRRDYAPVAGHLESLRDALIYQYRVRLSYRGAGKGRASTYEVDPYTLVFYKGGLYLVGYAHNRQALRTFAAERITGVEVRKERFEIPADYRPEERLRGAFGIVEEEPLEVMIRFSPGVAHAVRGRVWHPSQTERSGADGSLVLSFTAGGKMEIVSWVLSYGEHAEVLAPASLRDEVGAAARRMAEKYGAKTS